DNA sequence from the Candidatus Caldatribacterium sp. genome:
TGAAGAGGCTCTTCGCTATGGAGTCGAGATTGTTGGGGGAAATCTTGCCCGGACGACAGGTCCGATGGTTCTTGACCTTGTTCTCCTCGGAGAGGTCGAGAAGGATCGACCTCTCCTTCTTCGCTCCAATGCTCGCCCGGGGGATCGGATTTTTGTCACCGGTTACCCGGGAGAGGCAAGGGCAGGTCTTCTCCTTGCGGAGCGGAACGATGCCCGAGGAGAGTACGAATCGCTTCGGGAGAGGTTCCTTGTTCCTTCACCTCGTCTTGAAATTGGTCGGTTTCTGGGGTCCCTTGGGGAACGCGTTGCCCTTATCGATGTGTCCGACGGTCTTCTCCAGGACCTCGGGCATATTCTTGAAGAGAGCAGGGTAGGGGCGGTACTTGAGAGGGAAGCTCTACCTGTGTCTTTGTCCCTTGCCCGATTCTGCGAAGAAGAGCACCTTGACCCTCTTGACTTTGTCCTCCGGGGAGGAGAGGATTTCGAACTCCTTTTTGCCCTCCCCTCCCACCTTGAAGGGGTCATCCTGAGAGAAATTCCAAGGCGTTTTGGGGTTCCTGTCTCAGCGATAGGGGCAATCGTAGCCGAAGATGGGGTATTCTTGAGAGAGGGAAAGGAGCTTCTCTCCCTTACTCCTTGGGGCTTCGACCATTTCATGCGAAGGGAGAAGTGAAAGTGCGCAGAGTACTCACCATTGCAGGTTCCGATTCTGGAGGCGGAGCGGGGATCCAAGCGGATCTCAAGACGTTCTGTGCTTTTGGGGTGTACGGAATGACCGCCATTACTGCGGTGACGGCACAGAACACAAGAGGTGTCGATGCTATCTTTCCCCTTCCTCCCTCGATGGTGGCCCAACAGATAGAGAGTA
Encoded proteins:
- the thiL gene encoding thiamine-phosphate kinase; this translates as MEIRDLGEFGVIARIRKLFPGIGDDCAVLPGREGYLLLATVDSQVEETHFRLSLIPPFSLGRRLLVANLSDIAAMGGIPRYALTSFVLREDLSFAWFEEFLSGLHEEALRYGVEIVGGNLARTTGPMVLDLVLLGEVEKDRPLLLRSNARPGDRIFVTGYPGEARAGLLLAERNDARGEYESLRERFLVPSPRLEIGRFLGSLGERVALIDVSDGLLQDLGHILEESRVGAVLEREALPVSLSLARFCEEEHLDPLDFVLRGGEDFELLFALPSHLEGVILREIPRRFGVPVSAIGAIVAEDGVFLREGKELLSLTPWGFDHFMRREK